One region of Alosa sapidissima isolate fAloSap1 chromosome 1, fAloSap1.pri, whole genome shotgun sequence genomic DNA includes:
- the LOC121713528 gene encoding SLAM family member 7-like isoform X3, with amino-acid sequence MEFQQHQQLERESIDFIQWHFGQHKIMKYVPHKDTLTVFTHKDRVVFNKGTFSLELKNLHKNDSGLYRGEISAETEVQAEFHLFVQVSAPVLTILSQTSSSDLCNVTLTCRVRNLSLNISCSNNICWPEEEASPDSTFTLFVTDDTITCNHSNQVSWRNATRKIKTLCDQTVRVFEIGTVILLIVLCVFVLVVPAIVLVHWIKRRQKAAEADIQSEYASVQTPLPPHSADPTVYSTVQAASAVESPYSQSAANPIYSTVQQTPQIASADHAYHTSPTSLYATLN; translated from the exons ATGGAGTTCCAGCAACACCAGCAGCTGGAGAGGGAGAGTATAGATTTCATTCAGTGGCACTTTGGCCAACATAAAATAATGAAATATGTACCCCACAAAGACACTCTTACAGTATTCACCCATAAAGACAGAGTGGTGTTTAATAAAGGGACCTTCTCTCTGGAGCTGAAGAACCTGCATAAGAATGACAGTGGACTCTACAGAGGAGAGATCAGTGCTGAGACAGAAGTTCAGGCCGAGTTCCATCTCTTTGTTCAGG TGTCTGCTCCCGTCCTGACCATCCTGTCTCAGACGTCCAGCAGTGACCTCTGTAATGTGACACTGACCTGTAGAGTTCGCAACCTCTCTCTGAACATCAGCTGCAGTAACAATATCTGCTGGCCGGAGGAAGAAGCCTCCCCTGACTCAACCTTCACCCTCTTTGTGACAGATGACACCATCACCTGTAACCATAGCAATCAAGTGAGCTGGAGAAACGCTACCAGGAAAATCAAGACTCTCTGTG ATCAGACGGTGAGAGTGTTTGAGATCGGAACTGTTATCCTGCTTATTGTGCTCTGTGTCTTTGTTCTTGTTGTGCCGGCCATTGTTTTGGTTCACTGGATAAAGAGACGACAGAAAGCAG CTGAAGCTGACATACAATCAGAGTACGCCTCAGTACAG actcCTCTGCCTCCACACTCTGCAGATCCTACTGTCTACAGCACTGTGCAGGCAGCCTCAGCCGTGGAGAGCCCCTATTCTCAG tcTGCAGCAAACCCTAtctacagcactgtgcagcagacACCACAAATTGCCTCAGCTGATCATGCCTACCACACCTCTCCTACCAGCCTCTATGCTACTTTGAACTAG